A region of the Lysobacter sp. K5869 genome:
CGAAGTCGCGCGCGCGCTCGGCCACTTCTTCGATCAGAAGGGCAATCAGCAGGTGATCGACGATCTGATCGAGCGCGGGGTCAACGTCGGCGAGGTTCGCTTGCCGTCGGCCAAGCTGCGCGACGGGCTGAATCTGGCGACGCTGCTGGTCGACATGGAGATTCCCAAGGTCACCAAGATCCGCGCCGATCAACTCGCCGCGGCCTTCGGCGACGCGCAGAAACTGTTCGACGCGCCGGAACACGCGTACGTCACCGCGGGCTTGCCGGCGGAAAGCGCGCAGGCGCTGGCGTCGTGGCTGAGCGTCGAGGAGAACGCGCAGTTGCTGACGAAAGTCGGCGAGGCGCTGGCGAAGCTGGATGCGTTGACGCCCGCGGCGCAGGCGTCCGCGTCGGGTCCGCTGGACGGCCAGACCGCGGTGCTCACCGGCAGCCTGGACGCGATGAGCCGCGACGAAGCCAAGGCGCGGCTGGAAAAGCTCGGCGCCAAGGTTTCCGGCAGTGTGTCGAAGAAGACCCACTTCGTCGTCGCCGGCAGCGAAGCCGGTTCCAAGCTGACCAAGGCGCAGGAACTGGGCGTGGACGTGTGGGACGAAGCCAAGCTGCTCGCGTTCCTGGCCGAACACGAATGAGCGAGGCGACCAACCGCGCGCAGTGGCGGCCCTCGGCGCCGTTTGAGGCGCTGCGCCTGCGCGCGCGGCTTAACGCCGAAATCCGCGCGTTCTTCGCCGCGCGCGGCGCGGTCGAGGTGGAAACCCCGGTGATGTCGCGCGCCGGCAACACCGATCCGAACATCGCTTCGTTTTCGCTGGAATTCAGCGGCCGCACCGACGGCGCGCCGCGCGCGCGCTGGCTGCGCACTTCGCCGGAGTTCCCGCTCAAGCGCTTGCTCGCGGCGGGGTTCGGCGATTGCTACGAACTCGGTCGGGTGTTCCGCGACGGCGAAGCCGGCGGCCGCCACAACCCCGAGTTCACCATGCTCGAGTGGTACCGGCTGGGCTGGGACCATCGCCGCCTGATCGGCGAGACCGCCGAACTGGTGCGTGCCGCGCTGGCCTTGGTCGGGCGCGAGGCGAGCCTGCGCGAAATCACCTACCGCGAGCTGTATCGCGAACGCCTCGGCCTGGACCCGTTCGCGGCCGGCGACGAGGAACTGCGCGCCGCGCTCGGCGAGGTGGTCATCGATCCCGAGGGCTTGAACCGCGACGATTGGCTCGACCTGCTGATGACCCATCGCCTGCAACCGGGTTTCGGCCGCGACGAAATGCTGGCCGTGCGCGATTACCCGGCCTCGCAATGCGCGCTGGCGCGAGTGCGCGAGCGCGCCGACGGCCACGCGGTGGCCGAGCGTTTCGAGTTGTATCTGGGGCCGCTGGAGTTGGCCAACGGCTACCACGAACTCAGCGATTCGGCCGAGCAGGGCGCGCGTTTCGACCGCGACCGCGCGCTGCGCGCGCAACGCGGCGCGGCCGCGCCGCCGCGCGACGAGGCCTTGCTCGACGCGCTCGCCGCCGGCTTTCCCGACTGCGCCGGCGTGGCTCTGGGCGTGGACCGTTTGCTGATGGCGCTGCTCGACACCGCGCGCATCGCCGACGTGCTGGCGTTCGACTTCACGCGCGCTTGACCGCGGTGAACGCCGTGCCTGCCCGGATCGGCCGGCTCGGCGTTTTACGTTGCAAGTTCACGGTTCGCGGTTAGAGTGAGGGCACCACTCGCAGGGGGCCGTGCATGGGTAGTCTGAAAGCCGCGATCCAGCTGTGCGCTCTGACCGCCGTTACCGGCGCCGGCGCAGCGTTCGCGGAGCCGGCGTTCGCCGACCCCGCGGGCGAGCGGCTGTACGGCGGCAATCTGCTGCGCTGCGCCTCCGACGGCGAACAAACCGTGCGTTGCCCGGCCGATACCCGCGGCGGCGTGCGCTTGGTCCGGCGCACGTCCGGCAAGCCTTGCGTGGAAGGCACCAGCTGGGGCGCCGATCGCGGCGGCGTGTGGGTCGCGCAAGGCTGCGCGGCCGACTTCGTGCTCGGCAAGGGCGGCAGCGGCGCCGACAGCACCAGCGGCGCGCGCGTGATCAAGTGTGAGTCTTTGGGCGGACGCTGGAACCACTGCGCCGCGCGCACCGAAGACGGCGTCGCGCTGGCCCAGCAGTTGTCCAAACAACCTTGCCTGCGCAATCAAACCTGGGGCGCCGACAACAGCGGCGTGTGGGTCGCCGGCGGCTGCCGCGGCGAGTTCCGGCTGCTCGGCGCGCAACCCGAAGACGAGCCGGCCGCCGCGACGACGGCCGCGGACGACGGCCGCAAGCTGCTCAAATGCGAATCGCTGGACCGCCGTGCGCGCCGCTGCGACGGCGAGACCGGATCGGGCGTGCGCATGGTCAAGCAATTGTCCAAATCCGAATGCGTGGAAGGCCGCAGCTGGGGCTTCGACGCGCACGGCGTGTGGGTCGAGGGCGGTTGCCGCGCCGAGTTCGAGCTGGACTATCGCGGCAACGGCGGTTGAGGCCTTCGCGCCGAGGCGCGGATAGGTCGGAAGTCATGCGACCAACGGCATGCCGGGCGCCTGTAAACGTTTAACAATAAGCCCGCGATGAATGCGTCTTGCGCATTCGCAATCGGCTCGGTCCGCGCACGGAAATCTTGAGCTGGCGTTAAGCGAATGGCGCTAGAGTCCTCGGCAAAACCGATCACGACAAGGAGCACGAACATGTCCGCACGCATGCTTTCCGCCACCGGCTTCGGCCTCGCGCTGGGCTTGGGCCTGGCCGCCGGCGCCGCCCAGGCGGCGCCGCAGTACGGCGACGATTACGGCTATGGCGACAGCGGCACCATCCGCTGCGAATCCGACAACGGCCGCTATCGCCGCTGCAACGCCGATACCCGCGGCGGCGTGCGTCTGTCGCGCCAGCTGTCGAGCTCTTCGTGCATCCAGGGCCGCAGCTGGGGTTACGACCGCAACAGCGTGTGGGTGTCGGAAGGCTGCCGCGCCGAGTTCGACCTGGGCCGCGGCGGTTGGAACGGCGGCGGCAACGGCGGCTGGAACGGCGGCGGTGGCGGCGGCGACGTGGTGCGCTGCGAATCCGACGGCGGCCGCTGGCGCAGCTGCCCGATCAACGGCAACCGCGCGCGCCTGCAGCGCCAGCTGTCGAGCTCCTCGTGCGTCGAGGGCCAGAGCTGGGGTTCGCGTCCGGGCGAGGTATGGGTCAGCAACGGCTGCCGCGGCGAGTTCGTGGCCGGCCGCGGCAACGGCGGTTGGAACGGCGGCGGTGGCGGCTGGAACGGCGGCAACAACGGCGGCGGTTGGGGCGGCGGCGGTCGCGAGATCAGCTGCGAGTCCAACAACAACCGTCAGAACCGCTGCAACATGAGCATCCGCCGCGACGTGCGGCTGATCCGCCAGAGCTCGGGCTCGCCGTGCATCGAGGGCCAGACCTGGGGTTGGGACCGTTCCGGCGTGTGGGTGTCCAACGGCTGCCGCGGGCGCTTCCAGGTCGATTGATCGCCGCGGTTTCCGCAATCGAAAAACGCCCCGGCCGCACGCCGGGGCGTTTGCGTTTTCGGGCGCGGTTTCGAGACCGACACACGCATCCGTTAAACTGGCCGGCATGAACGACGCCATCGATTTCGACCGTTACGACCGCATCCGCCCGATCCGCTGGACCGGGCAGGCCCTGGAACTGCTCGACCAGCGCAAGCTGCCGTTCGCGGTGGAATACGTGAGTTGCGCCGACAGCGACGCGGTCGCCGCGGCGATCCACGCGCTGACCGTGCGCGGCGCGCCGGCGATCGGCATCGCCGCGGCCTGGGGCGCGGTGTTGGCCGCGCGCGGGGTCGAGGCCGCCGACGGCGCGCAGGCGCTGGCGTCGATCGAACCGGCGCTGCAGCGGCTCAACGCCGCGCGCCCGACCGCGGTCAATCTGGCCTGGGCGCTGGCGCGCATGCGCCGCGCGTTGGCCGGCGCCGGCGCGGATTGGCGCGAGGCGCTGGAACGCGAGGCGCAGGCCATCGCCGAGGAAGACCTCGCCGCCAACCGCCGCATGGGCGCGCTCGGCGCGGCCCTGATCGAACCCGGCCGCGGCGTGCTGACCCATTGCAACACCGGCTCGCTGGCCACCGCCGGCTTCGGCACCGCGCTCGGCGTGATCCGCGCCGGCGTCGCCCAGGGCCGGATCGCGCAGGTGTTCGCCGGCGAAACCCGGCCGTGGCTGCAGGGCGCGCGGCTGACGGTGTGGGAGCTGGAGCAGGACGGCATCGCGCCGACGCTGATCGCCGATTCGGCCGCCTCGCATCTGATGAAGAGCGGGCAGGTGGGCTGGGTGATCGTCGGCGCCGACCGCATCTGCGCCAACGGCGACACCGCCAACAAGATCGGCACTTATCAGCTCGCCATCGCCGCGCGCCATCACGGCGTCAAGTTCATGGTGGTGGCGCCGTCCTCGACCGTGGACATGGACACCGCCTCGGGCGACCTGATCGAAATCGAAGAGCGCGACCCGGGCGAGCTGTTCGCCGTCGGCGGCGCCCGCACCGCGGCCGAGAACGTCGGCGCCTGGAATCCGGTGTTCGACGTCACGCCGCACGAGCTGATCGACGCCATCGTCACCGAGCGCGGCGTGATCGAGCGGCCGGACGCAGCGGCGATGAAGGCCGCGTTTTCCGCGTAATCACTTCGGCCGGCAATCTCGGCCGAACGACCGCGCGCCGGCGGCCCGCCGGCGCGCTTCGCCCCTCCAAGGACACGGACCCATGCCCGGCGACCGCACCCTGCTGCCCGCGCTGATCGCGATCGATCACGACGACTACCACGCCGAACACGTCGGCCGTCTCGCCGACGGACGCCAGTTCTTCCTGACCACGCCGTTCGTGGGCGCGATCGCCGGGCGCACCGGCAACGAGTTCGTCGCGCTGTACCTGTTCGACGCCGCCGGCGCGTTGCTGGACGCGCGCATCGACGAGTTCGGGCCGCGCGACCGGATGGACGGCGACGCGCGCAAGCGGTTGTACGAGCAGCGCCTGGCCGAGTTGGGCGAACCCGAATTCGGCCGGATCGAAATCGCGCCGTTCGCGGTCGAGCGTTTCGGCGTCGAGTTCGGCCTGATCCCGAATTGGCCGGAAGACGAGGACGAGCACCTCTCGATCAGCCTGCAGCCGGGCGATTACATGGCGTTCTTCGAGCCCTGGGACAGCGGCGACTACGACACCTGAGGCGGCCTGCGCGGCGCTGCGGCGCGATCGCGCGGGTCGGACGAAGGTTGCCGGGGCAGGGCGCGCGCACGCGGCCAGCGCTCGCAGCGAGCGCTTTTGTCGAGGCCGCGGCGAACCTATCCGCCCGGCTTGCCGCGACGCCCGCCGCGGATGTTGCAGCGCAGCTGAAAAAGCCCGCCAAGTGCTTGTTTCTGCGTGGGAATCGAGCCCATGCCTAGCGGCTTTTGTGCTATGATCGCCTGTCTCTTTGATGCCGCCCCGAGCGAGCTGCAGGACAGGCCCGCCGAGGGCGCGTTTCTGCAGGTTTCGCCGGCGTTCCCGATGGAATGCCGGCGCCGCTCGATCGGGGCGTCCGAATCACAGTACGCAGCAACGGAACCCTGATGGCCGAACTCGCCAAGGAAATCATCCAGGTCAATCTCGAAGACGAGATGCGCCGCAGCTACCTCGACTACGCCATGAGCGTGATCGTGGGGCGCGCGCTCCCCGACGTCCGCGACGGCCTCAAGCCTGTGCACCGCCGCGTCCTGTACGCGATGAACGAGCTCGGCACCCACGCCAACAAGCCGCACGTCAAGTCCGCGCGCATCGTCGGCGACGTGATCGGTAAGTACCACCCGCACGGCGACCAGTCGGTGTACGACACCCTGGTGCGCATGGCGCAGCCGTTCTCGCTGCGCTATCTGCTGGTCGACGGCCAAGGCAACTTCGGCTCGGTCGACGGCGACGACGCCGCGGCGATGCGATACACCGAGGCGCGCATGACGCGCCTGACCCACGAACTGCTCGCCGACATCGACAAGGAAACCGTCGATTTCCAGCCCAACTACGACGAGAAGGAACTCGAGCCGACGGTGCTGCCCACGCGGGTGCCGCACCTGCTGGTCAACGGCTCGGCCGGCATCGCGGTGGGCATGGCGACCAACATTCCGCCGCACAACCTCACCGAAGTGGTCAACGCGGTCATCGCGCTGATCGACGAGCCCGAGATCGACGTCGACGGCCTGATGGCCTACATCCCGGGCCCGGATTTCCCGACCGCGGGCATCATCAACGGCACCGCCGGCATCGTCGCCGCCTACCGCACCGGCCGCGGCCGCGTGCGCATGCGCGCGCGCGCCGAGATCGAGGTCAACCAGGACACCGGCCGCGAGGCGATCGTCGTCACCGAGATCCCGTACCAGGTCAACAAGGCGCGCTTGATCGAGAAGATCGCCGAGCTGGTCAAGGAAAAGCGCCTGGAAGGCATCAGCGAGCTGCGCGACGAGTCCGACAAGGACGGCATGCGCATCTTCATCGAGGTCAAGCGCGGCGAAGCGGCCGAAGTGGTGCTCAACAACCTCTATCAGCAGACGCAGATGGAGTCGGTGTTCGGCATCAACATGGTCGCCCTGGTCGACGGCCGCCCGCAGCTGCTGACGCTCAAGCAGGTGCTGGAAGCGTTCGTGCGCCACCGCCGCGAGGTGGTGACCCGCCGCACCATCTTCGAACTGCGCAAGGCGCGCCAGCGCGCGCACATCTTGGAAGGCCTGACGGTCGCGCTCGCCAACATCGACGAGATGATCGAGCTGATCAAGACCTCGGCGAACCCGAACGAAGCGCGCGAGCGCATGCTGGCCAAGACCTGGGAACCGGGTCTGGTCGGCGCGCTGCTGCAGGCCGCGGGCGCCGAAGCCTCGCGTCCGGAAGACCTGCCGCCGGGCGTGGGCCTGCACGACGGCCGCTATCAGCTGACCGAAGTCCAGGCCAACCAGATCCTGGAAATGCGCCTGCACCGCCTGACCGGCCTGGAGCAGGAACGCCTTACCGACGAATACAAGCAGCTGCTCGAAGCGATCCGCGGCCTGATCGAGATTCTCGAGAATCCCGACGTGCTGCTGGACGTGATCCGCACCGAGCTGCGCAACCTCAAGGAAGAGTTCGGCGACGAGCGCCGCAGCGAAATCCGCGCCAGCGAAGAGGATCTCGACATCCTCGACCTGATCGCGCCGGAAGACGTGGTGGTGACGCTGTCGCATGCCGGTTACGCCAAGCGCCAGCCGGTCAGCGCCTATCGCGCGCAGAAGCGCGGCGGCAAGGGCCGCAACGCCGCCGCGACCAAGGACGAGGACTTCATCGACAAGCTGTGGCTGGTCAACACCCACGACACGCTGCTGACCTTCACCAGCACCGGCCGGGTGTTCTGGCTGCCGGTGCACCAGCTGCCCGAGGCCGGCCCGAACGCGCGCGGCCGTCCGATCATCAACTGGCTGGCGCTGGAAGCCGGCGAGCAGGTGCAGGCGGTGCTGCCGGTGCGCGAGTACGACGAAGACCACTTCGTGTTCTTCGCCACCCGCAACGGCCGGGTCAAGAAGACCCCGCTGACCGAGTTCGCGTTCAAGCTCGCGCGCGGCAAGATCGCGATCAACCTCGACGACAGCGACGCGCTGGTGGACGTGGCGCTGACCAACGGCGAATGCGATGTGATGCTGTTCGCCTCCAACGGGCGCGCGGCGCGCTTCGCCGAATCGACCGTGCGTCCGATGGGCCGCACCGCCAGCGGCGTGCGCGGCATGCGCCTGCTCGCCGCGTCGGCCTCCGAGGCCGAGGGCGACGACGCGCCGGCGGCCGAGGGCGACGGCGATGCGAGCGACGCGCCCAACGACACCGGCACGGTGGTGGTGAGCCTGGTCGTGGTCGAGGGCGACGGCGACATCCTCACCGCCAGCGAACGCGGCTACGGCAAGCGCACGCCGGTCGAGGACTATCCGCGCAAGGGCCGCGGCACCCAGGGCGTGATCGCGCTGAAGACCACCGAGCGCAACGGCGCGCTGGTCGGCGCGATCCAGCTCAGCGATCACCACGAAGTGCTGATGATCTCCGACGGCGGCACCCTGGTGCGCACGCGCGCGGCGGAGATCTCGCAGGTCGGCCGCAACACTCAGGGCGTGACCCTGATGCGGTTGTCGGAAGGCGAGACCTTGCAGACCATCGAGCGCGTGGACGCTTCGCTGGACGACGAGGACGGCGAGGGCGAGGCCGCCACCGGCGCGCCGGCCGCGGACGCGGCGGGCGGGAGCGTGGAGACGCCGACGCCGGAGGCGTGATGCGTTCGCGCGTGGGTTAGCCGGAAAACGCCGCCTTCGGGCGGCGTTTTCTTTTGTGTCGTTTCGGTTGGGTCCCCTGTAGGGGCGGCGTAGCCGCGACTGCGCCAATGGGACGGCGACGAAACGCGTTCGGCCTGCGCTGGGAGCGGTGCTGTGCGTTGGTCGACAGGAGCCTGGGGGGATCGGGGCTTCGGGGTTTGGCGGCGGGGCTGCGTTGCTTCGGTGGGTCGCGGCTTACGCCGCTCCTACAAGGGGCCATCGGAGCCACGTCGTATGTTGCAGCGCACGATGCGCGAATGCGCATCGCTGCACCGCCGATGGGTGACGCCTTGCGATTGCGGCGGCGCGCAGCCCGGTGCTAGCGTGCCCCCGGCTTTCCCGCCACCGCCCGCCACCGGAGACCGCCCCATGAAGCCGTCCGCGCTTTGCGTCCTGACCTCGCTCGTCCTGCTGGCCGGCTCCGCCGCCGCCGAGCCGGTCGTCTACAAGATCGATCCCAGCCACACCTATCCCAGCTTCGAGGCCGACCACATGGGCGGGCTGTCGAACTGGCGCGGCAAGTTCAACAAGACCGAAGGCAGCATCACCCTCGATAAGAAAGCGGGGGCCGGCACGGTGGACGTCAAGATCGACGTGACCAGCGCCGACTTCGGCCTCGACGCGATGAACGAGGAAGCGCAGAAGGCGATCTTGTTCGACACCGCCAAGTTCCCGACCGCGACTTACAAGGGCAAGCTCGCCGGCTTCAAGGACGGCAAGCCGGGCAAGGTCGAGGGCGAACTGACCCTGCACGGCGCGACCAAGCCGCTGACGCTGACCATCACCCAGTTCAAGTGCATGCCGCATCCGATGTACAAGCGCGAAGTCTGCGGCGCCGACGCCAGCGCCACGTTCCAGCGCGATCAGTTCGGCATGGGCGCGGGCAAGGATTGGGGCTTCAGCATGGCGGTGAATCTGCGCATTCAGGTCGAAGCCATCGCCGAGGAAACCGCGCCGGCGAAGAAGTAAACCGGCGTTCGCGCGCGCACGCGGCCCTCGCGTGCGCGCCTCGCCGCGCATGCGCGCAACGCGCGTGCGCACGCTCGTACGCTGCGCGCGCCTGCGCGTTCGCGCGGATCCGCGCATGACAAACCACACTGGGGCGCGCGCGGCGCAGCCCCGATAGTCTGGCCCAACACACGCACGACCCGTCGCCGCCGCGCATCGCGCCGCGCGGCGGACGTTTTCGGAGCGAGCATGGGCAAGGTGGTGATCGACGTCAGCATGTCCCTGGACGGCTATCTGGCCGGCCGCGACGTATCGCCGGCGCAGCCGATGGGCGAGCGCGGCGAAGTGCTGCATCGCTGGCTGTTCGATTCCGCCGACGCGGTGGCCGCGCGCCTGGGCCGCGAATTGCGCGACGGCGCCGGCGCGGTCGTGTTGGGCCGCCGCACCTTCGAGGTCGGCATCGGCGAATGGCGCGACACGCCGTTTCCCTTGCCCAGTTTCGTGGTCACGCGCGCGCCGCGCGAACGCTTGCCGATGCGCAGCGCCAGCTTCGAGTTCGTCAGCGACGGCGCGCTGGCGGCGCTGCGGCGCGCGCAGGAAGCGGCCGAGGAGCGCGACGTGCTGGTCATGGGCGGGGAATTGAGCCGCTCGTTGCTGGCCGCCGGCGCGGTCGACGAGTTGAATCTGCATCTGGTGCCCGTCGCGCTGGGCGCGGGCGTGCGCTTGTTCGACGAAGGCTTCGCCGGCGCGCGGCTGGAGTGCACGGGCATGGTCGAATCGGCCGGCGTGGTGCATCTGCGTTATCGGATCCGGCGCGGCTGAGCGGCGCGCGTCCGGTCGGGCGCGCCCAGCGCCGCCGGTCGAAGCGGTAGGATGGAAACGGACATTGCCGCGACAGGCTCCCGGCCTCTCGCCCGAAACCTCTCGCCCGACGCGGCGCGAGTGCGATCCGCGCGGCCCGATCGCGGCGCCGCGCCGACAACGAGCGCCGCGCCGTCGCGGCGGCGCGAAGCGATTTCCCCACCCTGGGCGCAAGGCCCGCAGGAGGATGCATGAGTTACGTCGACGGTTTCGTAGTGGCGGTCCCGAAGGACAACATCGCCGCTTATCGCAAGCTCGCGCGCAAGGCCGGCAAGATTTGGATCGAACACGGTGCGGTCGCCTATTGGGAAAACATCGGCGACGACGTGCCGCCCGGCAAGCTCACCTCGTTTCCGATGGCGGTCAAGCTCAAGCCGGGCGAAGTGGTGGCGTTCTCGTGGATCGTCTACAAATCGCGCAAGCAGCGCGACAAGATCAACGCCAAGGTGATGGCCGATCCGCGCTTGCAGATGGACATGGCGAATGCGCCGTTCGACGCCAAGCGCATGATCTACGGCGGCTTCAAGCCGTTGGTGGTGCTCTGAGGCCAGCGTCCGCGCGAGTCGCCGCGCCGGTGCGAGCCGGCGCGGCGAGCTTCGACGATTACTTGGCCGGCGCGAACTTCACGCCCTTGCTGAAGGGATCGGCGATGAAGGCCGAGATCTCCTCGTTGGCCACGCGGGTGAACACGCCCGGATAGCCGGTCGCGCCGCAGCCGGCGCCGCGGCTGACCACGCCGACCTGCAAGAAGTTCTTGTCGCCCGGCAAGGCCACGAACAGCGGGCCGCCGGAATCGCCCTGGCAGGCGTCCTTGCCGGTGCGGCCGGCGCAGAGGTCCAGCCCCTGCGCGGCGAGCATGCCGGTGCCGCGATACGCGTAAGCGCATTCGGCGTAGGACACCACCGGCAACTGCACTTCCTGCAAGCGGTTCGGCTGGCGCGTGCCGTTGCCGCCGGGCGGGAACGGGTTTTGCTGGATGGTGTTGCCCCAGCCGATGTTGGTCAGTTGGGTACCCGGACGTTCGAGCGCATCGGTGCCGGCGGTGACCAGCGCGACCGGTTTGATCTTGTCGATCGGCGTCTTCAACACCAGGATCGCGACATCGTAGCCGCCGTCGCCGGCCAGATACTTGGGATGCACGTACGCCGCATCGACTTCGGCCTTGATCCCTTGCGCGTCGTTCTTCAACGCGGTGCGGCCGGCGACCACCGAGTACTGCGCGGCCTCGAAGCCGACGCAATGCGCGGCGGTCAGCACCAGCCAGCGCGAGATCAGCGAGCCGCCGCACCAGTGGTTGTCGTAGGCGTTGGCGCCGCCGAGCAGCTTGAGCTGCACGGTGACCATGAACGGATATTTGCCGTTGCTCACATCGATGCCGCCGATGATCTGCGGACGCACTAAATCTTTCTGCGCCGGCTGCGCGGCTTGCGCCGAAACGCTCAATCCGGCCAGCGCCAAGGTGGCGGCGAGGCCCATCCATTTGAAGGCTTTCATTGGCTGTTGCTCCATAGCGGTGTTGCGCGATGAAAATCGCGGGGACGAGGGATCCCGCTCCGCCGCGCGAACGCGGCGGATCGATGCCGGCGATGAGCCGTGTACGCGCGCTGGCGGGACGTGGGGGCGGTTGCGCGGGCCGCACGTCAGAGATAGCGCCGCGCGCGAGCGCGCGTCAGGCGCGGATCGGCCGCGTTCGCGCCGCGTTGTGCTTATCCGATTCCAGAACCACAACTCGATTACAAGGCATGCACTCGCCGTGCACGCCGTGCGCAACGAAAAACCCCGGCCGAAGCCGGGGTTTTTCGAGGCCGCGAACGGCCCGCGTAGCGTCCTTGCGAACGATCATTCGATCAGAACGTGATGCTCCACTTGTCGATGCGGCCGACGTCGGCATTGGCGTTGTCGTTCACGCGCAGCTTCCAGGTGCCGTTGAGCGGTTCGCTGGAGAGGTTGAAGGTGAAGGTGCCGGTGACGTTGTCGGCGCTGCCGCCCGAACGGTTGCTGATGTTGTACAGCGAGCCGTCCGGCGCGACCAGGTCGACCTTCAGGTCGCCGCGGTAGGTGTGGATGATGTTGACCGAGACCTGCGCGTTGGTCGGCGCGTTGCCGGTACGGCCGGAGACCGTGATCGGGCTGTCGACGGTGGCGTTGTCGTTGATCGCGTAGTCGGTTTCGTTGGTGTAGGTCTGGCCGCCCGGGCCAGGGCCGCCGCCGGGGCAATCCACGCCGACCTGCAGGAACGCGTCGGACACGTCGGCCAGGGTGAAGCCCAGGTCGGTGGCCGCCTGTTCGACGCCGCAAGCGCCTTGGTTGAAGTCGGTGCTCGGGGTCCAGTAGTCCTTGTTCGCCTTGGCGAAGACCTTGAACGCCTTGATCGTGCCCCAACCGGACTTGCTCGCCAGCAGGTAGAACGCCTTGTTGTAGACGCCCGAGGAGTAATGGACGTCCAGGCCGTTGTAGTAATCGGCGGCGTTGCCGATCGAACGGCCGTCCTGCGGCGGGTTGGCCATGTAGCGCAGCGCGCCGGTGCCCTTGAAGATCTGCGCGCCGACCAGGAAGTCGTTGCTGCCGCGCATGTAGAACTCGGCGGCTTCGCCGGCGATGTCCGAATACGCTTCGTTGATGCCGCCGGACTGGCCGGAGTAGGTCAGGCCCGACTGCTGTTCGGTGAAGCCGTGCGAGACTTCGTGCGCGGCGACGTCGAGCGCGACCAGCGGATAGAACGTGGTCGCGCCGTCGCCGAAGGTCATGGCGGAGCCGTCCCAGAACGCGTTCTCGTAGCTGGTGCTGTAGTGGACCTTCATCGCCAACTGGAAGGTCAGCGGCGGGGTGCCGACGTAGCTGTTGTACATGTCGAACACGACATGGCCGAAGTAGTGC
Encoded here:
- the epmA gene encoding EF-P lysine aminoacylase EpmA, giving the protein MSEATNRAQWRPSAPFEALRLRARLNAEIRAFFAARGAVEVETPVMSRAGNTDPNIASFSLEFSGRTDGAPRARWLRTSPEFPLKRLLAAGFGDCYELGRVFRDGEAGGRHNPEFTMLEWYRLGWDHRRLIGETAELVRAALALVGREASLREITYRELYRERLGLDPFAAGDEELRAALGEVVIDPEGLNRDDWLDLLMTHRLQPGFGRDEMLAVRDYPASQCALARVRERADGHAVAERFELYLGPLELANGYHELSDSAEQGARFDRDRALRAQRGAAAPPRDEALLDALAAGFPDCAGVALGVDRLLMALLDTARIADVLAFDFTRA
- a CDS encoding DUF3011 domain-containing protein, yielding MGSLKAAIQLCALTAVTGAGAAFAEPAFADPAGERLYGGNLLRCASDGEQTVRCPADTRGGVRLVRRTSGKPCVEGTSWGADRGGVWVAQGCAADFVLGKGGSGADSTSGARVIKCESLGGRWNHCAARTEDGVALAQQLSKQPCLRNQTWGADNSGVWVAGGCRGEFRLLGAQPEDEPAAATTAADDGRKLLKCESLDRRARRCDGETGSGVRMVKQLSKSECVEGRSWGFDAHGVWVEGGCRAEFELDYRGNGG
- a CDS encoding DUF3011 domain-containing protein, giving the protein MSARMLSATGFGLALGLGLAAGAAQAAPQYGDDYGYGDSGTIRCESDNGRYRRCNADTRGGVRLSRQLSSSSCIQGRSWGYDRNSVWVSEGCRAEFDLGRGGWNGGGNGGWNGGGGGGDVVRCESDGGRWRSCPINGNRARLQRQLSSSSCVEGQSWGSRPGEVWVSNGCRGEFVAGRGNGGWNGGGGGWNGGNNGGGWGGGGREISCESNNNRQNRCNMSIRRDVRLIRQSSGSPCIEGQTWGWDRSGVWVSNGCRGRFQVD
- the mtnA gene encoding S-methyl-5-thioribose-1-phosphate isomerase, whose protein sequence is MNDAIDFDRYDRIRPIRWTGQALELLDQRKLPFAVEYVSCADSDAVAAAIHALTVRGAPAIGIAAAWGAVLAARGVEAADGAQALASIEPALQRLNAARPTAVNLAWALARMRRALAGAGADWREALEREAQAIAEEDLAANRRMGALGAALIEPGRGVLTHCNTGSLATAGFGTALGVIRAGVAQGRIAQVFAGETRPWLQGARLTVWELEQDGIAPTLIADSAASHLMKSGQVGWVIVGADRICANGDTANKIGTYQLAIAARHHGVKFMVVAPSSTVDMDTASGDLIEIEERDPGELFAVGGARTAAENVGAWNPVFDVTPHELIDAIVTERGVIERPDAAAMKAAFSA
- the gyrA gene encoding DNA gyrase subunit A, yielding MAELAKEIIQVNLEDEMRRSYLDYAMSVIVGRALPDVRDGLKPVHRRVLYAMNELGTHANKPHVKSARIVGDVIGKYHPHGDQSVYDTLVRMAQPFSLRYLLVDGQGNFGSVDGDDAAAMRYTEARMTRLTHELLADIDKETVDFQPNYDEKELEPTVLPTRVPHLLVNGSAGIAVGMATNIPPHNLTEVVNAVIALIDEPEIDVDGLMAYIPGPDFPTAGIINGTAGIVAAYRTGRGRVRMRARAEIEVNQDTGREAIVVTEIPYQVNKARLIEKIAELVKEKRLEGISELRDESDKDGMRIFIEVKRGEAAEVVLNNLYQQTQMESVFGINMVALVDGRPQLLTLKQVLEAFVRHRREVVTRRTIFELRKARQRAHILEGLTVALANIDEMIELIKTSANPNEARERMLAKTWEPGLVGALLQAAGAEASRPEDLPPGVGLHDGRYQLTEVQANQILEMRLHRLTGLEQERLTDEYKQLLEAIRGLIEILENPDVLLDVIRTELRNLKEEFGDERRSEIRASEEDLDILDLIAPEDVVVTLSHAGYAKRQPVSAYRAQKRGGKGRNAAATKDEDFIDKLWLVNTHDTLLTFTSTGRVFWLPVHQLPEAGPNARGRPIINWLALEAGEQVQAVLPVREYDEDHFVFFATRNGRVKKTPLTEFAFKLARGKIAINLDDSDALVDVALTNGECDVMLFASNGRAARFAESTVRPMGRTASGVRGMRLLAASASEAEGDDAPAAEGDGDASDAPNDTGTVVVSLVVVEGDGDILTASERGYGKRTPVEDYPRKGRGTQGVIALKTTERNGALVGAIQLSDHHEVLMISDGGTLVRTRAAEISQVGRNTQGVTLMRLSEGETLQTIERVDASLDDEDGEGEAATGAPAADAAGGSVETPTPEA
- a CDS encoding YceI family protein yields the protein MKPSALCVLTSLVLLAGSAAAEPVVYKIDPSHTYPSFEADHMGGLSNWRGKFNKTEGSITLDKKAGAGTVDVKIDVTSADFGLDAMNEEAQKAILFDTAKFPTATYKGKLAGFKDGKPGKVEGELTLHGATKPLTLTITQFKCMPHPMYKREVCGADASATFQRDQFGMGAGKDWGFSMAVNLRIQVEAIAEETAPAKK
- a CDS encoding dihydrofolate reductase family protein: MGKVVIDVSMSLDGYLAGRDVSPAQPMGERGEVLHRWLFDSADAVAARLGRELRDGAGAVVLGRRTFEVGIGEWRDTPFPLPSFVVTRAPRERLPMRSASFEFVSDGALAALRRAQEAAEERDVLVMGGELSRSLLAAGAVDELNLHLVPVALGAGVRLFDEGFAGARLECTGMVESAGVVHLRYRIRRG
- a CDS encoding DUF1428 domain-containing protein; amino-acid sequence: MSYVDGFVVAVPKDNIAAYRKLARKAGKIWIEHGAVAYWENIGDDVPPGKLTSFPMAVKLKPGEVVAFSWIVYKSRKQRDKINAKVMADPRLQMDMANAPFDAKRMIYGGFKPLVVL